Proteins encoded together in one Candidatus Acidiferrales bacterium window:
- a CDS encoding nitroreductase family protein, producing MNGLIRYSVMTFLVAMSTCAAQDSSRVGYYNVVHETSTSTIVLLPPDTSGGKPLMQCLKHRRTSRSFDSKPLPQQVLSNLLWAAFGVNRPDGRRTAPSAMNRQDIDIYVAMQDGLYLYDAPSNLLRQLTKEDIREKTGTQGFVKDAPLDIVYVADLSKMGKVSADDQTLYAAADCGVIVQNVYLYCASEDLACVVRASIDRPALSKAMNLRTDQKIILSQTVGYPK from the coding sequence ATGAACGGGCTGATAAGATACTCTGTCATGACATTTTTGGTCGCCATGTCCACCTGTGCTGCGCAGGATAGTTCGCGAGTTGGATACTACAATGTGGTCCACGAGACTTCTACTTCGACAATTGTACTATTACCGCCGGACACTTCGGGTGGTAAGCCGCTCATGCAGTGTTTGAAGCATAGAAGGACTTCGCGTTCGTTCGATTCAAAACCGCTGCCGCAACAGGTCCTGTCAAATCTGCTCTGGGCTGCATTCGGAGTAAATCGTCCCGATGGACGCCGTACTGCTCCGTCGGCTATGAACCGGCAGGATATCGACATTTATGTCGCGATGCAAGACGGTTTGTATCTTTACGATGCGCCTTCAAATTTGCTCAGGCAGCTAACCAAGGAAGACATCCGCGAGAAAACTGGGACTCAGGGTTTTGTGAAAGATGCACCGCTCGACATAGTCTACGTCGCCGACCTTTCAAAGATGGGGAAGGTGTCGGCCGATGATCAAACTCTGTACGCCGCTGCCGATTGCGGTGTCATTGTCCAGAATGTCTATCTCTACTGCGCTTCCGAAGATCTTGCCTGCGTCGTTCGAGCTTCGATCGATAGGCCCGCGCTTTCGAAGGCGATGAATCTGAGGACTGATCAGAAAATTATCTTGTCGCAGACTGTCGGCTATCCGAAGTGA
- a CDS encoding pyridoxal phosphate-dependent aminotransferase has translation MSVSQLAKSIAESPTLKLNEEARLLKEKGEAVIHLGGGEPKNKAPISAILSAAAKLNTGDIKYTPTDGIPSLKKAIIRYTEENYDRIVAPENVIVSSGAKQSVYNLLYSLINPQDEVIILAPYWVSYPEMVRMVYGVPVIVTPEDGGFYPRMEDILKAVSSYTRAIIVNSPNNPSGVMYSDEFIGELVEYCEKKDIYIIMDDIYHKLVFDGKKAPSAYKHTTKDIESTHIIVVNGVSKLYGMTGFRIGWTIANRDLTRIMANVQSQITSCTAVLLQAAAEGAMTGVQSAVESLRLTLENNRNVMLQELNAFNGVKTVKPDGTYYCLPDFSAYMKNSVALCELLLKKALVVTVPGKEFGMEGHLRLSYAGSIKDVTEGVNRIRWALDPTSAKEIYIGERKVVRDWL, from the coding sequence ATGAGCGTAAGTCAGCTTGCGAAGTCTATTGCTGAGTCGCCGACACTGAAGTTGAACGAGGAAGCTCGATTATTGAAAGAGAAGGGCGAAGCAGTCATTCACCTCGGCGGAGGTGAACCCAAAAACAAAGCTCCCATTTCCGCGATATTAAGTGCGGCAGCCAAACTGAATACGGGAGACATTAAATATACTCCAACAGACGGTATACCATCTTTAAAGAAAGCAATCATTAGATATACGGAAGAAAACTACGACAGAATCGTCGCACCCGAGAACGTTATCGTCTCGTCGGGCGCGAAACAATCCGTCTACAATCTTCTATACTCTCTGATAAATCCGCAGGATGAAGTGATCATACTTGCACCATATTGGGTGAGTTATCCTGAAATGGTGAGGATGGTTTATGGCGTTCCTGTAATCGTCACTCCTGAGGACGGCGGTTTTTATCCGAGGATGGAAGATATACTGAAAGCCGTCAGCTCTTATACGAGAGCAATAATTGTCAACAGCCCTAACAATCCATCGGGGGTTATGTATTCGGATGAATTCATAGGTGAGCTCGTGGAATACTGCGAGAAGAAAGATATCTACATTATCATGGACGATATCTACCACAAGCTGGTCTTTGACGGCAAGAAAGCGCCATCTGCCTACAAACACACTACAAAAGACATAGAATCGACTCACATCATCGTAGTGAACGGCGTGTCGAAACTTTATGGCATGACCGGCTTTCGCATCGGTTGGACGATCGCGAACAGGGATCTAACGAGAATAATGGCGAACGTACAGAGCCAGATTACTTCGTGTACCGCCGTCCTTCTCCAGGCTGCCGCCGAAGGTGCGATGACGGGAGTGCAAAGCGCCGTCGAAAGCCTGCGATTGACTTTGGAAAATAATCGGAATGTTATGCTTCAGGAGCTGAATGCGTTCAACGGCGTAAAGACGGTGAAGCCTGATGGCACTTATTATTGTCTCCCGGATTTCAGTGCTTACATGAAGAACTCGGTGGCGTTATGTGAACTATTGCTAAAAAAGGCTTTGGTAGTGACTGTGCCAGGAAAAGAGTTCGGCATGGAAGGTCACCTGAGGTTGAGTTATGCAGGTTCGATAAAAGATGTTACGGAAGGAGTCAACCGAATACGTTGGGCGCTCGATCCGACTTCCGCTAAAGAAATCTATATTGGCGAACGCAAAGTTGTGAGGGACTGGTTATGA
- the rplS gene encoding 50S ribosomal protein L19: protein MNKISLVEAAHLKTDLPPFRPGDTVNVHFKVVEGDKERIQDFEGIVISRRGAGLKATITVRKISNGVGVERIFPLHSPRIAKIEVMRGGKVRRAKLFYLRDLASKAVRQKTT, encoded by the coding sequence ATGAATAAAATATCTTTGGTAGAAGCAGCGCATTTGAAAACTGACCTGCCACCATTTCGTCCCGGTGATACCGTGAATGTTCATTTCAAAGTTGTCGAAGGCGATAAGGAACGAATACAGGATTTTGAAGGAATCGTAATCAGTCGTCGAGGAGCCGGTTTGAAGGCGACGATCACCGTTCGCAAAATATCCAATGGAGTTGGGGTTGAAAGGATTTTCCCGCTTCATTCCCCTCGCATTGCAAAAATTGAAGTAATGCGAGGAGGAAAAGTTCGACGGGCGAAACTTTTCTATTTGCGAGATCTCGCAAGCAAAGCCGTTCGTCAGAAAACCACGTGA
- a CDS encoding DUF2723 domain-containing protein, whose translation MNFKYLNRCIALGLFLVTLTMYRMTSQSSVAFWDCGEYAATSPALEVPHPPGAPLFILLGRVAMMTPYVSDPALRINLISALASALTIMFLYLIGVKVISRWKSFPVDLHSSIIIFGSSAIGALTFSVTDTFWFNAAESSLFASSMFFVSCVIWLGMTWYDKAEEPGSQRYLLLAAYLMGLSIGIHQLSILAYFAIALLIYFKYYEFGWRTFFWFGVITVFSFFIIYPGIVKWLATILNGDVSFGPFDLHHNIVVQLIPPGIVIAAIYGIYKAEKAKRWIVSISLMAGLLIILGYSTYTLIYIRANAHPAINENNPSNLARMVIYLNREQYGEQRMFPRMWSSEPQYVQNYKNYSSDLDYFASYQLTHMYLRYLGFNFIGRAGDIQDGPVTLFTSPKGWFDGRAGYPTRYFAIPFLLALFGIWYHVKKDWKFSLVFLALFATLGLALVVFFNMQNPQPRERDYFFVGSFFVFAMWIGVGASGIIDLVTDAFKTKQEIWNKHKNILVGGTVAVLMCISPIEMFSQNLYCHNRHGNFAPFDYSYNILQSCKPNAILFTNGDNDTFPLWYLQEGMGIRTDIRIVNLSLVNTDWYILQLKNETPHGAVKVPISISDDQIRNISPVEWHTTTFKLPVPKDVYEQFGITDTSITDKGYIQYTVRPTLQAGDVQAIRVQDIVMNNIVQTNQWKRPVYYAVTVAPDNFIGLTPYLQMQGLALQLMPKANNVQGGDYEINLPIMKDCLMEPEKKLSTEPQYGFLFRNLDDPHVFYDYNVRNLMVNYRYSYLRLAAYYEMHGDSGKAIATLDTMEARVPNEVLPMKYDLLSDIARMYYMAGATSQFQKFANIVESGAREAIEENPNDVQRYYNPYRILLDIYGMENQYQKSIALLQKLQGMFPNDNSISREIARLQTMMKINSAPLTPDTSLIPKTN comes from the coding sequence ATGAATTTCAAGTACTTGAATCGCTGCATTGCGCTTGGACTTTTTCTAGTCACTCTCACAATGTACCGCATGACGTCGCAATCATCGGTAGCATTCTGGGATTGCGGAGAATATGCTGCAACTTCCCCGGCATTGGAAGTTCCCCATCCGCCCGGTGCACCGCTCTTTATTCTCCTCGGCAGGGTAGCCATGATGACTCCTTACGTGAGCGACCCGGCACTCAGGATCAACCTCATCTCCGCATTGGCAAGCGCACTCACCATCATGTTCCTTTACCTCATCGGTGTTAAAGTAATTTCAAGATGGAAAAGCTTTCCAGTCGACCTCCATTCCTCGATAATTATCTTCGGGTCTTCAGCGATAGGAGCACTGACGTTCTCGGTGACCGATACATTTTGGTTCAACGCAGCTGAGTCATCTCTTTTTGCATCGAGCATGTTCTTCGTCTCCTGCGTTATCTGGCTCGGCATGACATGGTACGATAAGGCAGAGGAGCCGGGAAGCCAGCGGTACCTCCTTCTCGCCGCATATTTGATGGGACTGTCGATCGGTATTCACCAATTAAGCATCCTCGCTTATTTCGCAATCGCCCTTCTGATATACTTCAAGTACTACGAGTTTGGATGGAGAACTTTTTTCTGGTTTGGAGTGATAACCGTGTTCTCCTTCTTCATTATTTATCCCGGCATAGTGAAGTGGCTCGCAACCATATTAAACGGCGACGTGAGCTTTGGACCATTCGACTTGCACCATAATATTGTGGTGCAGCTTATTCCGCCCGGCATCGTTATCGCCGCGATATACGGCATCTATAAAGCGGAGAAGGCAAAACGGTGGATAGTCAGCATTTCACTTATGGCAGGACTCCTTATAATTCTCGGATATTCCACTTACACGCTTATCTATATCCGCGCGAACGCTCATCCGGCGATAAACGAAAACAACCCGAGCAACCTCGCCAGGATGGTCATCTACCTCAATCGCGAACAGTACGGTGAGCAAAGGATGTTCCCCCGCATGTGGAGCTCCGAGCCGCAATATGTACAAAACTACAAGAACTATTCTTCGGACCTGGATTATTTCGCATCCTATCAGTTGACTCACATGTACCTTCGTTATCTCGGATTTAATTTCATCGGTAGAGCGGGAGATATTCAGGATGGACCGGTGACGCTCTTCACTTCACCGAAGGGATGGTTCGACGGAAGAGCGGGATATCCGACAAGATATTTTGCCATTCCATTCCTGCTTGCACTTTTCGGAATATGGTACCACGTCAAGAAAGACTGGAAGTTCAGTCTCGTATTCCTGGCGTTATTCGCTACGCTGGGCCTCGCTCTCGTGGTCTTCTTCAACATGCAAAATCCGCAGCCGAGAGAGAGAGATTATTTCTTCGTCGGCTCGTTCTTCGTGTTCGCAATGTGGATCGGCGTCGGAGCTTCAGGTATCATCGATCTGGTTACCGATGCATTCAAAACAAAACAGGAAATCTGGAATAAACATAAAAACATATTGGTCGGGGGGACCGTCGCCGTGCTGATGTGCATTTCGCCGATCGAAATGTTTTCGCAAAATCTTTACTGCCACAACAGGCACGGAAATTTCGCGCCGTTCGATTATTCATATAATATTCTGCAGTCGTGTAAACCGAATGCTATCCTCTTTACAAACGGCGACAACGACACATTTCCGTTGTGGTACCTGCAGGAGGGGATGGGAATTCGTACCGACATCAGAATTGTAAATTTAAGTCTGGTAAACACCGACTGGTACATCCTTCAGCTTAAAAACGAGACGCCGCACGGTGCTGTGAAGGTTCCTATAAGCATTTCAGATGATCAGATTAGAAACATATCTCCGGTGGAATGGCATACGACGACATTTAAACTGCCGGTTCCAAAAGATGTCTACGAGCAATTTGGAATTACGGACACCAGCATAACCGACAAGGGTTACATTCAATATACCGTCAGGCCGACACTCCAGGCGGGAGATGTCCAGGCTATCAGGGTACAGGACATTGTAATGAACAATATCGTCCAGACCAATCAATGGAAGCGTCCCGTTTACTATGCGGTCACCGTTGCCCCGGATAATTTTATCGGGCTCACGCCATATCTTCAAATGCAGGGGCTCGCACTTCAACTGATGCCGAAGGCGAACAACGTGCAAGGTGGAGATTACGAAATAAATCTGCCAATCATGAAGGATTGCCTCATGGAGCCTGAGAAGAAACTTTCTACCGAACCGCAATACGGTTTCCTTTTCAGGAACCTGGACGATCCGCATGTATTTTACGATTACAACGTCAGGAACTTAATGGTGAATTACCGTTACAGTTATCTCAGGCTCGCGGCATACTATGAAATGCACGGTGACAGCGGAAAAGCCATCGCTACGCTCGACACCATGGAAGCTCGAGTACCTAACGAAGTTCTTCCCATGAAGTATGATCTCCTCAGCGATATTGCCAGGATGTATTACATGGCTGGTGCGACGTCGCAGTTCCAAAAGTTTGCCAACATAGTGGAAAGTGGAGCGCGTGAAGCGATTGAGGAAAACCCTAATGACGTGCAAAGGTATTACAATCCGTACAGAATACTTCTCGACATTTACGGCATGGAGAATCAATATCAGAAGTCGATCGCACTTCTCCAGAAGCTGCAGGGGATGTTCCCTAACGACAACTCCATCTCCCGGGAGATCGCAAGATTGCAGACCATGATGAAGATCAACAGCGCTCCTCTAACCCCGGACACTTCATTAATACCCAAAACTAATTAG
- a CDS encoding KH domain-containing protein yields MHDFVEFIIKKLVDKPDSVQLAQEEKEANKVVFQLKVEKEDVGKVIGKKGRTANAIRVLLSAIAAREGKRAILEIIDNQ; encoded by the coding sequence ATGCACGACTTCGTCGAATTCATAATCAAGAAACTGGTGGACAAACCTGATAGTGTTCAGCTAGCTCAGGAAGAAAAAGAAGCAAACAAGGTGGTCTTCCAGCTTAAGGTTGAAAAGGAAGATGTTGGCAAGGTGATTGGCAAGAAGGGAAGAACCGCGAACGCTATTCGCGTTCTGCTCAGTGCCATCGCTGCTCGTGAAGGCAAGCGTGCCATTCTCGAGATAATAGATAACCAATAA
- the trmD gene encoding tRNA (guanosine(37)-N1)-methyltransferase TrmD: protein MRIDIVTAFPKLLSSPLNESMLRKAQEREAVEIVVHDLRDYTHDKHRTVDDLPYGGGAGMILKPEPIFDCVEKLFSERTYDDAILLTADGETFGQSVANELSLKNNLLFICGHYKGVDERVRERLVTREISIGDFVLTSGEIAAIVVIDAVVRLLPGALGDSESALSDSFQIGLLDSPQYTRPAEFRGMKVPDVLLSGDHEEVKKWRDEMSLARTAKRRADLLDPGALTREKHSKHR, encoded by the coding sequence ATGAGAATTGATATTGTAACGGCTTTTCCAAAATTGCTTTCAAGTCCTCTTAATGAAAGCATGTTGAGGAAGGCTCAGGAACGGGAAGCCGTAGAGATTGTTGTTCATGATTTGCGTGATTATACTCATGATAAACACAGGACTGTAGATGATCTGCCTTACGGCGGTGGGGCGGGAATGATTCTCAAACCGGAGCCGATCTTTGATTGTGTCGAGAAATTGTTTTCGGAACGCACCTATGATGATGCGATCCTGTTAACGGCTGACGGAGAAACTTTCGGTCAGAGCGTTGCGAACGAGCTTTCTTTGAAAAACAATTTGCTGTTCATCTGCGGACATTATAAAGGTGTTGACGAGCGTGTCAGAGAACGGCTCGTCACCAGGGAAATCTCAATCGGAGATTTCGTACTGACAAGCGGAGAAATCGCTGCTATCGTAGTAATCGACGCTGTTGTCCGGCTGCTTCCCGGTGCTCTCGGAGACAGTGAAAGTGCGCTGAGCGATTCTTTCCAGATCGGGCTTCTTGACTCGCCTCAGTATACGAGGCCGGCGGAGTTCAGAGGAATGAAAGTCCCGGATGTACTATTGAGCGGCGATCACGAGGAAGTGAAAAAGTGGCGCGATGAGATGAGTCTTGCCAGAACTGCGAAGCGCAGAGCCGACTTGCTTGACCCCGGGGCGTTGACCCGGGAAAAACATTCTAAACATCGATGA
- the mqnE gene encoding aminofutalosine synthase MqnE, translated as MSYQQSTVSFLEQTNVLGDLQPVYEKVAAGKRLDREDGVKLYNTNNLLALGQLANMVRERINGADTYFVKNYVLNYTNICELDCKFCSFYRKEGQDGAYLFSLQDIFRRIEEEKENITEMHIVGGLHNGLPYDYYIEMLRGIKKINPKIHIKAFTAVEIDFFARLFGKTVEKVLIEFKEAGLDAMPGGGAEIFSERVRDKMFADKIGADEWISVIKTAHRLGIPSNATMLYGHMEKVEERVDHLIRLRDVQDETKGFFAFIPLAYHPHVEDSTQWATGIDNLKSIAVSRLMLDNFPHIKAYWISMGPKVAQISLGFGADDLDGTVRDERVFHMAGASTENTLTKRQLIKLIKDAGRVPIERDALYKVIESFA; from the coding sequence ATGAGTTACCAGCAGTCGACCGTCAGTTTTTTAGAGCAGACAAATGTATTAGGCGACCTCCAACCGGTTTACGAAAAGGTCGCAGCAGGAAAGCGCCTCGATCGCGAAGACGGAGTAAAGCTGTACAATACAAATAATCTCCTCGCGTTAGGCCAGCTGGCCAACATGGTGCGCGAGAGGATCAACGGAGCGGATACGTACTTCGTCAAGAATTACGTTCTCAACTACACTAACATCTGTGAGCTTGACTGCAAGTTCTGTTCCTTCTACCGCAAGGAAGGACAAGACGGAGCGTACCTCTTCAGTCTACAGGACATTTTCCGCAGGATCGAAGAAGAGAAAGAAAACATCACAGAGATGCACATCGTTGGCGGCCTTCATAACGGACTGCCGTACGATTATTACATTGAGATGCTGCGCGGCATCAAGAAGATAAATCCGAAGATTCACATCAAAGCGTTTACCGCCGTCGAGATAGATTTTTTCGCGAGGCTTTTCGGGAAAACCGTCGAGAAAGTCCTCATTGAATTCAAAGAAGCCGGGCTTGATGCGATGCCGGGCGGAGGCGCGGAAATTTTCAGCGAGCGAGTGCGCGACAAGATGTTTGCCGACAAAATCGGCGCCGATGAATGGATAAGCGTAATCAAAACCGCTCACCGGCTGGGGATTCCGTCCAACGCCACGATGCTCTACGGTCATATGGAAAAAGTGGAAGAGAGAGTCGATCATCTCATCCGTCTCCGCGATGTTCAGGATGAGACGAAGGGGTTCTTTGCTTTTATACCGCTCGCGTATCATCCTCACGTCGAAGACTCAACGCAATGGGCGACGGGCATCGACAATTTAAAAAGCATCGCCGTGAGCAGGCTCATGCTCGATAATTTCCCGCACATAAAAGCCTACTGGATTTCGATGGGACCGAAAGTTGCACAGATAAGTCTAGGTTTTGGGGCCGACGACCTTGATGGTACAGTCCGTGACGAGAGAGTCTTCCATATGGCCGGCGCTTCAACCGAAAACACTCTGACAAAACGGCAGCTGATCAAGCTGATTAAAGACGCGGGCCGCGTCCCAATCGAGAGAGATGCACTATACAAAGTCATAGAAAGCTTCGCTTAG
- the rpsP gene encoding 30S ribosomal protein S16 has protein sequence MAVRLRLKRTGRRNQPSYKVVAADSRSPRDGRFIESVGTYNPLRNPAEIKFNEEKAFKWLKRGALPTDTVRSLLRKSGLWYKWYLLKKGLDESDVVQKLSEWQAAQEAKLARDAERKQRHKAVKKAKKATETKAAEATPAAAPQPESSTGTQPAETAPAAS, from the coding sequence TTGGCAGTAAGGCTAAGATTAAAAAGAACCGGACGAAGGAATCAGCCATCCTATAAAGTTGTAGCTGCGGATTCACGCTCGCCGCGCGATGGGAGGTTTATCGAGTCGGTCGGGACGTACAACCCGTTGAGAAATCCCGCTGAGATCAAGTTTAACGAAGAGAAGGCATTCAAGTGGCTGAAGCGCGGCGCTTTGCCCACAGACACGGTGCGGAGCCTTCTCCGTAAATCTGGATTGTGGTACAAGTGGTATCTTTTGAAAAAAGGTCTGGATGAATCTGATGTTGTTCAGAAATTGAGCGAGTGGCAGGCCGCCCAAGAGGCTAAGCTTGCCCGTGATGCCGAGCGGAAGCAACGACACAAAGCCGTTAAGAAGGCGAAGAAGGCTACCGAAACCAAGGCGGCCGAAGCAACGCCGGCGGCAGCCCCGCAACCGGAATCCTCCACCGGGACACAGCCGGCAGAAACTGCTCCGGCGGCTTCTTAA
- the ffh gene encoding signal recognition particle protein translates to MFEQISEKFDGIFRRLSGQARISEQNISDAVREVRRALLEGDVNYAVARKFTEEIQKKSIGKNVVKSLNPGQVFIKIVHDELVEILGATTSELELTEQIPNVIMVAGLQGSGKTTFAAKLANYLKSKGHYPLLVACDIHRPAAIDQLETLGQQISIPVYLDRGASAVDIAKNSVDYARKNARNIVIIDTAGRLHVDEEMMREAESVKDAVNPNQIFFVVDSMTGQDAVNTAQEFNRRLNFHGVVLTKLDGDARGGAAMSIRSVVQKPIKFVSLGEKLDQLEVFHPDRMASRILGMGDVVTLVEKVQEQVDEKQAAKLEQRIRRNEFTLEDFRDQLKQIKKMGPIKDILSMIPGVSGAMRNAAVDEKALVRIEAMISSMTNEERNRPNIIDGRRRKRIAAGSGTTVQDINKLLKQFAEMQKMFKTLSKGRFGKAALTNAAMRFPM, encoded by the coding sequence ATGTTTGAACAGATTTCCGAAAAATTCGATGGTATTTTCCGCCGTCTTAGCGGGCAGGCGCGTATCTCAGAACAGAATATTTCCGACGCGGTTCGAGAGGTGCGCCGAGCACTTCTTGAAGGCGATGTCAATTACGCTGTTGCGCGAAAGTTTACCGAAGAAATCCAGAAGAAATCGATCGGGAAAAATGTTGTAAAGAGCCTTAACCCCGGTCAGGTTTTCATCAAGATCGTACATGACGAGCTTGTGGAAATTCTCGGTGCGACGACGAGCGAGCTTGAACTCACAGAGCAAATTCCGAATGTCATCATGGTCGCAGGACTTCAAGGCTCCGGTAAGACTACGTTTGCCGCGAAGCTTGCCAATTACTTGAAGTCGAAGGGTCACTATCCGCTTCTTGTTGCGTGCGATATTCATAGGCCCGCTGCGATTGATCAATTGGAAACTCTCGGTCAGCAAATCAGCATACCAGTATATCTGGACCGCGGCGCATCGGCGGTCGACATCGCGAAAAATTCTGTCGACTACGCCAGAAAGAACGCTCGCAATATAGTGATCATAGATACTGCCGGTCGTCTCCACGTCGATGAAGAAATGATGCGCGAGGCCGAGAGCGTAAAAGATGCCGTGAATCCAAATCAGATTTTCTTTGTCGTCGATTCTATGACCGGACAGGACGCGGTTAACACTGCGCAGGAATTCAATCGCCGGCTGAATTTTCACGGGGTCGTTCTTACGAAATTGGATGGTGATGCACGCGGCGGAGCCGCAATGTCGATAAGGTCGGTGGTGCAAAAGCCGATCAAGTTTGTCAGCCTCGGCGAGAAGCTCGATCAACTTGAAGTGTTCCACCCGGACAGGATGGCTTCACGCATACTTGGAATGGGCGACGTTGTTACGCTTGTCGAAAAAGTTCAGGAGCAGGTCGACGAGAAGCAGGCTGCGAAGTTGGAGCAGCGAATACGAAGGAACGAGTTTACACTTGAAGACTTCCGCGACCAGCTAAAACAAATAAAGAAGATGGGTCCGATAAAAGACATTCTGTCGATGATACCTGGCGTCTCGGGTGCAATGCGGAATGCAGCCGTCGACGAGAAGGCGCTTGTCAGAATAGAAGCGATGATAAGTTCGATGACGAATGAAGAGAGGAACAGGCCGAACATCATAGACGGAAGACGGCGCAAGAGGATCGCGGCAGGAAGTGGCACGACAGTTCAAGATATTAACAAACTTTTGAAACAATTCGCGGAAATGCAGAAAATGTTTAAGACGCTTTCCAAAGGAAGATTTGGGAAAGCTGCTTTGACGAACGCTGCTATGCGTTTCCCAATGTAA
- the pckA gene encoding phosphoenolpyruvate carboxykinase (ATP) — protein sequence MNNLLNIKTPAENEAKALKSDYGLDNHGISNLRMSYWNLPAEALYEEISFRGEARITHLGPVVANTGKHTARSASDKYIVREPSTEDKIWWGQYNRPFSTEKFDALYSRMLGFLQGRDLFVQDCYVGADPEYQMPIRIVAEKAWHSLFARNMFILPQTNEEYRRHVPDFTVIAVPSFKGVPQIDGSATETFIVLNFARKVCIIGNTAYAGEIKKSVFTIMNYLMPLQGVMSMHSSANIGHDGSSAVFFGLSGTGKTTLSADPKRRLIGDDEHGWSDEGVFNFEGGCYAKVIRLSESAEPQIFATTKMFGTVLENVVYDPVTRLINLDDESITENTRGCYPLEYIENAVLEKKGGHPKNIIFLTCDASGVMPPIAKLSPDQAIYQFISGYTSKIAGTEVGLGKEPELTFSTCFGAPFMVHHPYYYADILKRKIIKYKVNCWLVNTGWIGGAFGVGKRISIGYTRTLLNDALDGKLLKTRFVKDPVFGFEVPTKCEGVPDNILDPSGAWPSKAEYMKKYKELASRFVENFKKFEDGCPEEVIAAGPKG from the coding sequence ATGAACAATCTTCTGAATATAAAAACACCTGCCGAGAATGAGGCCAAGGCTCTTAAAAGCGACTATGGTCTTGACAACCACGGTATCTCAAATTTGAGAATGTCATATTGGAACTTGCCGGCCGAAGCGCTTTATGAGGAGATCTCTTTCAGGGGCGAGGCTAGAATAACCCATCTTGGTCCCGTCGTGGCGAACACGGGGAAACATACCGCGCGATCGGCGAGCGACAAATACATCGTGAGGGAACCATCGACTGAAGACAAAATCTGGTGGGGACAGTACAACCGGCCATTCAGCACGGAAAAGTTCGACGCACTTTATAGTCGCATGTTGGGCTTTCTGCAGGGGAGGGATCTCTTTGTGCAGGATTGTTATGTCGGAGCAGATCCGGAATATCAGATGCCGATAAGGATAGTTGCGGAAAAAGCATGGCACAGCCTCTTCGCGAGGAACATGTTCATCCTGCCGCAAACCAACGAGGAATATAGAAGGCATGTCCCGGATTTCACGGTGATAGCTGTACCATCTTTCAAGGGTGTACCACAGATAGATGGATCCGCGACTGAAACTTTTATCGTTCTCAACTTTGCCCGCAAGGTCTGCATAATCGGAAACACGGCTTATGCCGGAGAAATAAAGAAATCTGTATTCACGATAATGAACTACCTGATGCCATTGCAGGGAGTGATGTCGATGCACAGCTCCGCAAACATAGGACATGATGGCAGTTCTGCAGTGTTCTTCGGATTATCCGGAACCGGTAAAACGACTTTGTCTGCCGATCCCAAGCGAAGACTCATCGGCGATGATGAACACGGCTGGAGTGACGAAGGAGTCTTCAATTTCGAAGGCGGCTGCTATGCGAAAGTGATCCGGCTCTCCGAATCCGCCGAACCTCAAATTTTCGCGACTACGAAAATGTTCGGCACGGTTCTGGAAAATGTCGTTTATGATCCGGTCACGAGGTTGATCAATCTCGACGATGAATCCATAACCGAAAATACTCGCGGATGCTATCCTCTCGAATACATCGAGAATGCTGTCCTTGAGAAAAAGGGTGGACACCCGAAAAATATTATTTTCCTCACCTGCGACGCCTCGGGAGTCATGCCGCCGATCGCAAAGTTGAGTCCCGATCAGGCGATCTATCAGTTTATTTCAGGTTACACTTCGAAGATTGCCGGAACGGAGGTCGGACTTGGAAAAGAGCCCGAGCTGACATTCAGCACATGCTTCGGTGCACCTTTCATGGTACACCACCCTTATTATTATGCAGACATTCTCAAACGCAAGATCATTAAGTACAAAGTGAACTGTTGGCTCGTCAACACCGGCTGGATCGGAGGTGCGTTTGGAGTCGGCAAGAGAATCAGCATCGGATATACACGGACGCTCCTTAATGATGCGCTGGATGGCAAATTGCTCAAGACAAGATTTGTCAAAGATCCGGTCTTCGGATTTGAGGTCCCCACTAAATGCGAGGGAGTCCCGGATAACATTCTTGATCCTTCTGGAGCGTGGCCAAGCAAAGCTGAATACATGAAGAAGTACAAGGAACTCGCGTCACGTTTCGTCGAGAACTTCAAGAAGTTCGAGGACGGCTGCCCGGAAGAAGTGATCGCCGCAGGGCCGAAAGGCTGA